A single region of the Pseudomonas sp. GGS8 genome encodes:
- a CDS encoding 1-acyl-sn-glycerol-3-phosphate acyltransferase — translation MSILQAIRTFLFYLLLGTSSLLWCTLSFFIAPFLPFKARYRFINVYWCRCALWLSKVFLGIRYEVKGAENVPEQPCVIQSNHQSTWETFFLSAYFEPLSQVLKRELLYVPFFGWAMAMLRPIAIDRDNPKAALKHVAKKGDELLKDNVWVLIFPEGTRVPFGTIGKFSRGGTALAVNASLPVLPIAHNAGKFWPKTGWAKKQGVITVIIGAPMYAEGSGPRAIADLNDRVQAWNEQMQREMGSLPAAPAAPSATDQVTV, via the coding sequence ATGTCGATACTGCAGGCCATCAGAACTTTCCTCTTTTACCTGCTGCTGGGCACCAGTTCGTTGCTCTGGTGCACCCTGAGCTTTTTTATCGCGCCGTTTCTACCGTTCAAGGCGCGCTATCGCTTTATCAACGTGTATTGGTGCCGCTGTGCCTTGTGGCTGAGCAAAGTCTTTCTGGGTATTCGCTACGAAGTGAAGGGCGCCGAGAACGTGCCTGAACAGCCCTGCGTGATTCAGTCGAACCACCAGAGCACCTGGGAGACGTTCTTTCTCTCGGCCTACTTCGAACCGTTGAGCCAGGTGCTCAAGCGCGAACTGCTCTACGTACCGTTCTTCGGCTGGGCCATGGCCATGCTGCGACCGATCGCCATCGACCGTGACAACCCTAAAGCTGCGCTCAAGCATGTGGCGAAAAAGGGCGATGAACTGCTCAAGGACAATGTCTGGGTGCTGATTTTCCCGGAAGGGACTCGCGTTCCCTTCGGCACCATCGGCAAGTTCTCCCGTGGCGGCACCGCATTGGCCGTCAATGCGTCATTGCCCGTGCTGCCAATTGCACACAATGCCGGCAAGTTCTGGCCAAAAACCGGTTGGGCCAAAAAGCAGGGCGTGATTACCGTGATCATCGGCGCTCCGATGTACGCCGAGGGTAGCGGGCCACGGGCCATCGCCGACCTGAATGACCGGGTGCAGGCCTGGAACGAACAGATGCAACGCGAAATGGGTTCGCTGCCAGCAGCCCCGGCGGCACCGAGTGCGACCGATCAAGTGACTGTCTGA
- a CDS encoding EamA family transporter produces MQKKHLVLAILVTLVWGVNFPITKLGLRSIDPFVLTGIRFALAAIPLVFFIKRPAIKFSYVAAYGFIFGLGMWGVINYGIQVGVSPGIASLIIQLSVFFTMGWGALLFKEKLRGAQLLGALLALVGLAGVISTQQGEHAILGVLLIVLSAVAWSVGNVIIKKSGVKEIFSFMVWASLFPPIPLFFIAWLMRGAAPFENLQSSLDLTAVLSIIFQVYLATHFAYWGWNSLLKLYPVSTVAPLSLLIPVFGIGSSMLIIGEHISIPNLISIAIIIMGLAVGLYRKSAGTIHAAPRARLRSD; encoded by the coding sequence ATGCAGAAAAAACATTTGGTTCTGGCGATACTCGTCACCTTAGTGTGGGGAGTGAACTTTCCAATCACCAAGCTGGGTTTACGCTCGATCGATCCCTTTGTGTTAACTGGTATACGCTTTGCCCTCGCCGCCATACCCTTGGTGTTCTTCATAAAACGCCCCGCCATCAAGTTCAGCTATGTCGCCGCCTACGGCTTCATTTTCGGATTGGGTATGTGGGGCGTGATCAACTATGGCATTCAGGTCGGCGTCAGCCCCGGTATTGCTTCGCTGATCATCCAGCTCAGCGTGTTCTTCACCATGGGTTGGGGGGCGTTACTGTTTAAAGAGAAGCTTCGCGGTGCTCAGCTTCTCGGTGCGCTGCTGGCATTGGTTGGGTTGGCAGGCGTCATTTCTACCCAGCAAGGGGAGCACGCGATACTTGGAGTACTGCTGATTGTGCTGAGTGCCGTCGCCTGGAGCGTAGGCAACGTCATTATCAAGAAATCCGGTGTCAAAGAGATCTTTTCATTCATGGTCTGGGCTAGTCTGTTTCCACCCATCCCGCTCTTCTTCATCGCTTGGCTCATGCGGGGCGCCGCGCCCTTTGAGAACCTGCAAAGCAGTCTCGACTTGACGGCTGTGCTATCGATTATATTCCAGGTTTATCTGGCCACACACTTTGCCTATTGGGGGTGGAACTCGCTGTTGAAGCTTTATCCTGTTTCAACAGTGGCACCGCTGTCGTTGTTGATTCCGGTATTCGGCATCGGCAGTTCGATGCTGATTATCGGCGAACACATCTCGATACCGAACTTGATTTCAATTGCGATCATTATTATGGGGTTGGCAGTCGGCCTCTATCGCAAGTCCGCCGGCACAATCCATGCCGCCCCCAGAGCCAGGTTGCGCTCGGACTAA
- a CDS encoding FecR domain-containing protein, with amino-acid sequence MNPMTLLLPRRSGVCLLLVAGLMGLLTQSASAAAISAKRLPYIDDNQQCRGQPLPATVEHLTGEAWKLDAKGKQTPLQEGMPIDEQEGVKTSPSAFVSLSLGDGSRVVLPSSSQITLHLNEEHSIPQVILEQGQVESYVIKRASDHDRFQIVTPVGVLGVRGTHFRARNDDGGQALLEVLNGQVAVNRDEERPSPRSARSTAKRTQGPEDDEVQVMARQGLRIQKHGTLTPIDLLPAPRLLGQAGQTGNVPVWQLIMKPIEGATRYRAQVATDAAFLDIKQEQFSSTPEIKFSGLKALFYHVRLSAYDAQGLEGETGVYDIFYYPRTTRVQ; translated from the coding sequence ATGAACCCCATGACCTTATTGCTCCCGCGCCGTTCTGGCGTTTGTCTTTTGCTGGTTGCCGGCTTGATGGGATTGCTCACCCAGAGCGCATCGGCGGCTGCCATCTCTGCAAAACGTTTGCCTTATATCGATGACAACCAACAATGTCGCGGCCAACCGCTGCCTGCGACTGTCGAGCACCTGACCGGCGAAGCCTGGAAGCTGGACGCCAAAGGTAAACAGACGCCACTGCAAGAAGGCATGCCGATCGATGAGCAGGAAGGCGTCAAGACCTCGCCCTCGGCGTTTGTCAGCCTGTCCCTGGGCGATGGCTCGCGGGTGGTGCTGCCCTCCAGCTCTCAGATCACGCTGCACCTCAATGAAGAACATTCGATCCCTCAGGTTATCCTTGAGCAGGGTCAGGTCGAGTCATATGTGATCAAACGTGCCAGCGACCATGATCGTTTTCAGATCGTCACGCCGGTTGGTGTACTGGGCGTACGGGGTACGCATTTCCGGGCGCGCAACGATGATGGTGGCCAGGCATTACTGGAAGTGCTGAACGGGCAAGTGGCGGTCAATCGCGATGAGGAGCGGCCGTCCCCCCGCTCTGCCCGCTCCACTGCCAAACGGACTCAGGGCCCTGAGGATGACGAAGTCCAGGTCATGGCTCGTCAGGGTTTGCGTATTCAGAAACATGGCACGTTGACGCCAATCGACTTGTTACCCGCCCCGCGTTTGTTGGGGCAGGCCGGTCAGACGGGTAATGTGCCTGTCTGGCAATTGATCATGAAGCCCATCGAAGGGGCCACGCGTTATCGGGCGCAAGTAGCCACCGACGCCGCTTTTCTGGACATCAAGCAAGAGCAGTTTTCCAGCACGCCCGAGATCAAATTCAGCGGGCTGAAAGCGTTGTTCTATCATGTTCGCCTGTCGGCGTATGACGCTCAGGGGTTAGAGGGAGAAACCGGGGTGTATGACATTTTTTATTACCCCAGGACTACGCGTGTCCAATAG
- the gmhB gene encoding D-glycero-beta-D-manno-heptose 1,7-bisphosphate 7-phosphatase, with protein MLLKLLILDRDGVINYDSDAYIKSVEEWIPLPGSIEAIAQLSKAGWTVAVATNQSGIARGYYDIATLEAMHARLRELVAEQGGEVGLIVYCPHGPDDGCDCRKPKPGMLKTIAAHYNVSLTNLWFVGDTLGDLEAAKAVDCQPVLVMTGKGEKTQGKTLPAGTLIFDDLAAIAAELIHN; from the coding sequence CTGCTGTTGAAACTGCTGATTCTCGATCGGGACGGGGTGATCAATTACGACTCCGACGCGTACATCAAGTCGGTGGAGGAGTGGATTCCACTCCCCGGTTCGATCGAAGCGATCGCGCAGTTGAGCAAGGCCGGCTGGACGGTGGCGGTCGCCACCAACCAGTCGGGCATCGCTCGCGGCTACTACGACATCGCCACCCTGGAGGCCATGCACGCCCGCTTGCGCGAGTTAGTGGCGGAGCAGGGCGGCGAAGTCGGGCTGATCGTCTATTGCCCGCACGGCCCAGACGACGGCTGCGATTGCCGCAAGCCAAAACCCGGGATGTTGAAAACCATCGCCGCGCATTACAACGTTTCGCTGACGAATCTGTGGTTCGTCGGCGATACTCTCGGTGACCTGGAGGCTGCCAAAGCCGTCGACTGTCAGCCTGTTTTGGTAATGACCGGGAAAGGCGAAAAGACTCAGGGCAAGACCCTACCGGCGGGCACCTTGATTTTTGATGATCTGGCGGCGATTGCCGCAGAACTTATCCACAACTAA
- a CDS encoding response regulator transcription factor, which produces MRVAILDDEPAELRRVEQTLRQIPVTGEQAWTLHSFERGEDLLRQLRRETFDLLILDWQLPDVSGLSLLRWTREHMDSPPAAIMLTSRDTESDIVQALNAGADDYVSKPFRPNELMARVSAVLRRHGLQRTAATEILIFNDLEFDDAELTVTRASTPISLTEREYRLARCLFANLGRPLSREYLYERFWTHEEIVSSRPLDTHIYRLRNKLGLTADRGWQLLTIYGYGYRLESVATASE; this is translated from the coding sequence ATGCGTGTCGCAATACTGGATGACGAACCCGCCGAACTCCGCCGGGTGGAACAGACACTGCGACAGATCCCCGTAACGGGGGAGCAGGCGTGGACGTTGCACAGTTTCGAGCGGGGAGAGGACTTGTTACGGCAACTTCGCCGGGAAACTTTCGATCTGCTGATCCTCGACTGGCAATTGCCCGATGTCAGCGGCCTGTCATTGTTGCGCTGGACCCGGGAACACATGGACTCACCACCGGCCGCGATCATGCTCACCAGTCGCGATACCGAAAGCGATATCGTCCAGGCCTTGAACGCCGGAGCCGACGATTACGTGAGCAAACCGTTTCGTCCTAACGAACTAATGGCTCGGGTCAGCGCAGTGCTTCGCCGACATGGGCTGCAACGCACAGCAGCCACCGAAATACTCATATTCAATGACCTCGAATTCGACGACGCCGAACTCACCGTCACCCGTGCCTCCACCCCCATCAGCCTGACCGAACGGGAATACCGTCTCGCCCGCTGCCTGTTCGCCAATCTGGGCCGACCTTTGTCCCGTGAATACTTGTATGAGCGCTTTTGGACCCATGAAGAAATAGTCTCCTCCCGCCCGCTCGATACTCATATTTATCGTCTGCGCAACAAGCTGGGCCTGACGGCAGATCGCGGTTGGCAACTGCTGACGATTTACGGTTATGGGTATCGGCTTGAGAGCGTGGCCACCGCTAGCGAATGA
- a CDS encoding CHASE2 domain-containing protein, producing MKCRPRKDGREPTQAQRLFRRMVREWLWVSLILLPLTAVLSMTHGLVLSNLLYDNLRRLSPLPVDPRILIVTIDDYSLQQLGKWPWPRAMHAQLLDRLGAANAKGILFDVIFSEPDNHPGNDQLLAQAACRAGNVFVPLLREGVARYGQPLGEIEPVAPLSHCAKGIGHINAEADADGIVRSVYLSEGPAQQTRAQLAWLLYKETLADKENVPMPGTPALSSTQGWLRAHEIRIPFIRSDAGFPSVPYVSVLRGEVPPELLRDRLILIGSTAPGLGDRYVTPQSASIGTTPGIEIQANILNGLLQQRNIVEVDERLAALLSVVIVGELLGLMLVRPRRALWLTLGAMAVALLGSSLLLRLGWWWSPAASLLGMLLGYLIWNWRRLNAVLAYFGWELARLDSEPKVFPERRRTQAPAGDVLQGQIVALEQAMSRTRDTRRFIADGLEYLPVATLISDPNGRILLANRKAREIFSSSLVGEEMFEQLSELGYPVPTDGTLTALSTLEPLEFRDTQARSLRLDLAPLLPAEGDSVIGWLLSLTDLSVERDAEEQRAVLLRFLSHDLRAPHSAILALLDVQRHQVSGDTQVFSQIELQVRKALNLTEAFVQLAKAESEAYQFQPSMFAMLLLDTFDQASSIAHLKNIQLLHDLDEDAEALVLADQSLLTRALFNLLENAIKYSPAGSRITVRVSCAKGWLTYEIADQGRGIAVEELPELFSQYRRFASAHGSDGLGLGLSMVKAVVDRHGGRISCHSVLGQGTTFSVQLPLLSE from the coding sequence ATGAAGTGCCGCCCAAGGAAGGACGGTCGCGAGCCGACCCAGGCTCAGCGGTTGTTTCGGCGAATGGTCCGCGAGTGGCTGTGGGTCAGCCTGATCCTGTTGCCGCTGACGGCGGTGCTGTCCATGACCCATGGTCTGGTCTTGAGCAATCTGCTGTACGACAACCTGCGTCGGCTGAGCCCGCTGCCGGTGGACCCACGAATACTCATTGTCACGATCGACGACTACAGCTTGCAGCAGCTTGGCAAATGGCCCTGGCCGAGGGCCATGCACGCGCAGTTGCTTGATCGGCTAGGCGCCGCGAACGCCAAAGGCATTCTGTTCGACGTGATCTTCAGTGAACCCGATAACCATCCCGGCAACGATCAGCTTCTGGCCCAGGCGGCCTGCCGAGCCGGAAATGTCTTTGTGCCGCTGTTGCGCGAAGGTGTGGCGCGTTATGGGCAACCTTTGGGAGAAATTGAGCCGGTGGCGCCACTGAGCCATTGCGCCAAAGGCATCGGGCACATCAATGCCGAAGCAGATGCCGACGGGATCGTGCGCAGTGTGTATTTAAGCGAAGGACCGGCACAACAAACACGCGCGCAACTGGCTTGGCTGTTGTACAAAGAGACCCTTGCCGACAAGGAAAATGTACCGATGCCCGGGACCCCGGCCCTGTCGTCGACGCAAGGCTGGCTGCGAGCCCACGAAATACGGATTCCTTTCATCCGTTCCGATGCGGGTTTTCCCAGTGTCCCCTACGTCAGCGTATTACGTGGTGAAGTCCCGCCCGAGTTGCTACGCGATCGCTTGATCCTGATCGGCTCCACCGCTCCAGGTTTGGGGGACCGTTACGTGACACCGCAATCGGCGAGCATCGGCACCACCCCGGGCATCGAGATTCAGGCGAATATCCTCAACGGGCTGCTGCAACAACGCAATATCGTGGAGGTCGATGAACGCTTGGCGGCGTTGTTATCGGTGGTGATTGTCGGTGAGTTGCTGGGCCTGATGTTGGTGCGCCCGCGTCGCGCGCTATGGTTGACCCTGGGGGCAATGGCGGTCGCGCTGCTGGGTTCGAGCCTGCTGTTACGTCTTGGCTGGTGGTGGTCACCGGCCGCGAGTTTGCTGGGTATGCTGTTGGGTTACCTGATCTGGAATTGGCGAAGGCTGAATGCGGTGCTCGCCTATTTCGGCTGGGAACTGGCGCGCCTGGACAGCGAGCCGAAAGTCTTTCCCGAACGCCGCCGTACCCAGGCCCCGGCTGGCGATGTGTTGCAAGGGCAAATCGTCGCGCTGGAGCAGGCCATGAGCCGGACCCGCGACACCCGGCGTTTCATTGCCGATGGCCTTGAGTACCTTCCGGTGGCGACGCTGATCAGCGATCCGAACGGGCGCATTCTGTTGGCCAACCGCAAGGCTCGAGAGATATTTTCCAGCAGCCTGGTGGGCGAGGAGATGTTCGAGCAACTGAGCGAATTGGGTTACCCGGTGCCGACCGATGGAACGCTAACTGCATTGTCGACCCTGGAGCCGCTGGAGTTTCGTGACACCCAGGCACGCAGCTTGCGTCTGGACCTGGCGCCTCTATTGCCGGCCGAAGGCGACTCGGTGATTGGCTGGTTACTGAGCCTCACTGACTTGAGCGTCGAACGGGATGCCGAGGAACAGCGGGCCGTGTTACTGCGTTTCCTGTCTCATGACCTGAGGGCCCCCCACTCGGCGATTCTGGCTTTGCTCGACGTTCAGCGGCATCAGGTGTCTGGCGATACTCAAGTGTTCAGTCAGATCGAGTTACAAGTGCGCAAGGCGCTGAACCTGACCGAGGCCTTTGTGCAGTTGGCAAAGGCTGAATCCGAGGCCTATCAATTTCAGCCGAGCATGTTCGCGATGTTGCTGCTCGATACCTTCGACCAGGCCTCGAGCATCGCTCATTTGAAGAACATTCAGTTGCTGCATGACCTCGACGAAGATGCTGAAGCTCTGGTCCTGGCCGATCAGTCGTTACTGACACGGGCACTGTTCAACTTGCTGGAAAACGCCATCAAGTACAGTCCGGCGGGTTCGCGGATCACCGTGCGGGTGAGTTGTGCCAAGGGTTGGTTGACGTACGAGATCGCCGATCAGGGCCGAGGGATTGCCGTCGAAGAACTTCCCGAGCTGTTCAGTCAATATCGACGCTTTGCATCGGCTCACGGCAGTGACGGCCTGGGGTTGGGGTTGTCCATGGTCAAGGCCGTGGTGGATCGTCACGGCGGGCGGATTTCCTGTCATAGCGTGCTGGGACAAGGCACGACGTTCAGTGTCCAACTGCCCCTATTGAGCGAGTGA
- the glyS gene encoding glycine--tRNA ligase subunit beta, whose amino-acid sequence MSAQDFLVELGTEELPPKALNTLAEAFLAGIDKGLQAAGLSYESKTVYAAPRRLAVLITALATQQPDRSINLDGPPRQAAFDAEGNPTQAALGFAKKCGVELSEIDQSGPKLRYSQSIAGKPTASLMPTIVEDSLNDLPIPKRMRWGARKEEFVRPTQWLVMLLGDHVIDCTILAQKAGRDSRGHRFHHPESVRITSPANYLNDLRAAYVLADANERRELISKRTNELATMQEGTAIVPQALLDEVTALVEWPVPLVCSFEERFLDVPQEALITTMQDNQKYFCLLDADGKLLPRFITVANIESKDPQQIIAGNEKVVRPRLTDAEFFFKQDKKQKLEEFNLRLQNVVFQEKLGSVYDKAERVSKLAAYIAARIGGNASWAARAGLLSKCDLATEMVGEFPEMQGVAGYYYALNDGEAEDVALALNEQYMPRGAGAELPTTLTGAAVAIADKLDTLVGIFGIGMLPTGSKDPYALRRAALGVLRILIDKKLDLDLNDAVAFAVNAFGAKVKAVGLNDAVLEFIFDRLRARYEDEGVDVATYLSVRALKPGSALDFDQRVQAVQAFRKLPEAAALAAVNKRVSNLLSKIEGSVPTVVEAKYFDNANEFSLYSAIQQADQAVQPMAAARQYSESLARLAALREPVDAFFEAVMVNAEDAKVRANRYALLARLRGLFLGVADISLLG is encoded by the coding sequence ATGAGTGCTCAAGATTTTCTGGTTGAACTGGGCACCGAAGAACTGCCACCCAAAGCCCTGAACACCCTGGCCGAAGCATTCCTGGCCGGTATCGACAAAGGCCTGCAAGCCGCTGGCCTGAGCTACGAGAGCAAAACCGTCTACGCCGCGCCGCGTCGTCTGGCCGTGCTGATCACTGCGCTGGCAACCCAGCAGCCGGATCGCAGCATCAACCTCGACGGCCCGCCACGTCAGGCTGCGTTCGATGCCGAAGGCAACCCGACTCAAGCAGCCCTGGGCTTCGCCAAGAAGTGCGGCGTAGAGCTGAGCGAAATCGATCAGAGCGGCCCGAAGCTGCGCTACAGCCAAAGCATCGCCGGCAAGCCGACCGCAAGCCTGATGCCGACCATCGTCGAAGACTCCCTGAACGACCTGCCTATCCCCAAGCGCATGCGCTGGGGTGCTCGCAAGGAAGAGTTCGTTCGTCCGACCCAATGGTTGGTGATGCTGCTCGGTGACCACGTCATCGACTGCACCATCCTCGCCCAGAAGGCCGGCCGCGACTCCCGTGGTCACCGTTTCCACCACCCTGAAAGCGTGCGCATCACCTCGCCGGCCAACTACCTGAACGATCTGCGTGCTGCTTATGTACTGGCCGACGCCAACGAGCGTCGCGAGCTGATCAGCAAACGCACCAATGAACTGGCGACCATGCAGGAAGGTACGGCGATCGTTCCGCAAGCCTTGCTCGACGAAGTGACCGCGCTGGTTGAATGGCCGGTGCCGCTGGTGTGCTCGTTTGAAGAACGTTTCCTCGACGTGCCGCAAGAAGCACTGATCACCACCATGCAGGACAACCAGAAGTACTTCTGCCTGCTGGATGCCGACGGCAAGTTGCTGCCTCGTTTCATTACCGTGGCCAACATTGAAAGCAAGGATCCACAGCAGATCATCGCCGGTAACGAGAAAGTGGTTCGCCCACGCCTGACCGACGCCGAGTTCTTCTTCAAGCAAGACAAGAAGCAAAAACTCGAAGAATTCAATCTGCGTCTGCAGAACGTGGTGTTCCAGGAAAAACTCGGCAGCGTCTACGACAAGGCTGAGCGCGTGTCGAAACTGGCGGCCTACATTGCCGCTCGTATCGGCGGTAACGCTTCCTGGGCAGCGCGCGCAGGCCTGCTGTCCAAGTGCGATCTGGCGACCGAAATGGTCGGTGAGTTCCCGGAGATGCAAGGTGTCGCCGGTTACTACTACGCCCTCAACGACGGCGAAGCGGAAGATGTCGCCCTGGCGCTGAACGAGCAGTACATGCCGCGCGGCGCCGGCGCTGAACTGCCGACCACCCTGACCGGTGCGGCCGTGGCCATCGCCGACAAGCTCGACACCCTGGTGGGCATTTTCGGTATCGGCATGCTGCCAACCGGCAGCAAGGACCCGTATGCCCTGCGCCGTGCAGCGCTGGGTGTGTTGCGGATCCTGATCGACAAAAAGCTCGATCTCGACCTGAACGACGCCGTGGCTTTTGCCGTGAATGCGTTCGGTGCCAAGGTCAAGGCTGTCGGCCTCAACGATGCGGTGCTGGAGTTCATCTTCGACCGTCTGCGCGCCCGTTACGAAGACGAAGGCGTGGACGTCGCGACTTACCTGTCGGTACGTGCCCTGAAACCGGGTTCGGCCCTGGACTTCGACCAGCGCGTTCAAGCGGTACAAGCGTTCCGCAAATTGCCGGAAGCCGCTGCCCTGGCCGCCGTGAACAAGCGCGTGTCGAACCTGCTGAGCAAGATCGAAGGCTCCGTGCCGACGGTCGTTGAAGCCAAGTACTTCGACAACGCCAACGAGTTCTCGCTGTATTCGGCGATCCAGCAGGCGGACCAGGCTGTGCAGCCAATGGCCGCTGCCCGTCAGTACAGCGAATCGCTGGCGCGTCTGGCCGCATTGCGCGAGCCGGTGGATGCGTTCTTCGAAGCGGTGATGGTCAACGCCGAAGACGCCAAGGTGCGAGCCAACCGCTATGCGCTGCTGGCACGTCTGCGTGGGTTGTTCCTCGGCGTTGCCGACATTTCGTTGCTGGGCTGA
- a CDS encoding helix-turn-helix domain-containing protein: MSINPTLDPYEHGSPDAVVSLRKYSSGTVFARHTHSRGQFAYASTGALKMFTDQGNWVVPPQRALWVPACVSHEMHMRGDVTMINTYLNEAASIRAGLPEHCQVYNVSPLLRHLLEAVLAIDPEQPPNIRSQSVQTLLVDEIGAMSELPLSAPLPSEPRLALSCHRFLDAPTQNISISEMASWSSMSRRTFTRSFRDATGMSFVFWRQQVCLLEAMSRLSNGSSITEVAIDLGYSSPSAFTSVFRRNLGDSPGRYLAKSKGASMF; this comes from the coding sequence ATGTCGATCAATCCAACACTGGATCCCTACGAGCATGGAAGCCCCGATGCTGTGGTGAGCCTGCGCAAGTATTCTTCGGGTACTGTTTTTGCCCGGCATACGCACAGTCGTGGTCAGTTTGCGTACGCCTCGACGGGCGCGTTGAAGATGTTCACCGATCAGGGGAATTGGGTTGTCCCGCCTCAAAGAGCGCTTTGGGTTCCCGCGTGCGTGTCGCATGAAATGCATATGCGCGGCGACGTGACCATGATCAATACTTATCTCAATGAGGCTGCCTCCATCCGCGCCGGTTTGCCGGAGCATTGCCAGGTCTACAATGTTTCGCCGCTGCTCAGGCACCTGTTGGAAGCGGTGTTGGCCATTGATCCAGAGCAACCGCCCAATATCCGAAGCCAATCCGTGCAGACGCTACTGGTGGATGAAATCGGCGCCATGTCGGAGCTTCCATTGAGCGCACCATTGCCTTCGGAACCTCGACTGGCCCTTTCGTGCCATCGATTCCTCGATGCCCCCACGCAGAATATTTCCATCAGTGAAATGGCCAGTTGGTCGAGCATGAGCCGGCGAACGTTCACGCGAAGTTTTCGGGACGCGACTGGCATGAGTTTTGTCTTCTGGAGACAGCAAGTCTGTCTACTCGAAGCCATGTCCAGACTGAGCAATGGCTCATCTATCACCGAAGTGGCAATTGATCTGGGTTACAGCAGCCCAAGCGCATTTACCTCGGTATTTCGGCGTAACCTGGGGGATTCACCGGGGCGTTATCTGGCCAAGTCCAAAGGTGCATCGATGTTCTGA